Genomic segment of Rhodocaloribacter litoris:
CTGGAAGCGAAGGATCTTCTCCGAGAGGGCGTTCATGGCCTCGGTCATCTTGTCGAAGTGGACGCGGTAGGTGCCCGTGGCGGCGTCCCGTTCGAAGGCCCCCATCTCTTTGAAGAAGTTGAACCGGATCATGTTGGCGCGGCCGTGGGCGCTGGCGGCGCCGAAGCGCACCGAGCGGAAGATGCCGGCCAGGAACGTGACGTAATGGTCCATCAGGTCGGCGTCGAGCTCGCCGGCCTCTTTCAGCTTCGTGACCATGTAGAGCCCCAGGATGTCGGCTTTGCCCTCTTCGAGGGCCGAGGCGTGCTCGCGCAGGGCCTCCCGCACGGTACCCCGGCCGTCGAGGGTGTTCTTGATGCCCAGCCCGTGCGCTACCTCGTGGAACATGGTGTTGCCGAAGAAGGCGTCGAAGGTGACGTGGTCACGCTGGTCCTCGGCGATGAGGACGCCGGCGATGGGGAGGAGGATCTTGTCGAACTTGGCCCGCATGCTGTTTTTGAGCTGGAGCCGCCGCGTGCCCTTCTGGAGCTGTACCTCTTCGTCGTTGGGCAGGTTGATGGCGATGGTTTTGGAGCCTGCGTTGGCGTCGCCCGCGTAGTAGAGGGCGTCGTAGGCGTTCAGGTCGGAGTCGGTGCCGGGCGTCTCCTGCTTGTACTCGGGGGGCACGGGCAGCCCCTCCTGGAGCATCGGCAGGAGCTCGGCGTAGCGGGCCAGCCGCTCGCTCCATTCGCGATCCTTGACCAGGATGAAGGTCTCGGCAGCGGCCTTGTACCCGAAGAGCTGGTCCTCGTACGTCTCGATGGGGCCGATGACGACCTCGAGCGTGTTGTCCTTCATGTCCATCCAGGCCAGGTCGCTCGGCTGGTATTCGCTCGTCAGGAGGGCCTCGGCGCGGAGCTCGAGGTACCGCTTGAGGCCGGGCTCCTCGGCCAGCGCCGCGGCGGCCCGCAGCTTCTCAGCGGCCCGCTGCATGGGTGCGGCATAGGCCTCGTGGTAGGGCACGGCCCGCAGCCCGCCGTCCTCCCCGCGCACGACGACGGTGTACAGGCTCCGGAGAGTCGGGTCTTCGGCCGCCGCCGCCTCGAACTCCTCCTTCGTCATGTCGGCCGGGTAGAAGTTGGCGCCGGCGGGCTTGGGCCCCACGCCTTCGACGAACGGCGCGTTGTTGGCGAGCCGGTCCCACGGCCC
This window contains:
- a CDS encoding dipeptidyl-peptidase 3 family protein; protein product: MRRLSVVCSAALLLLLAACDRPAPEDGFDCRDFLATQNIPEPTGMYDVDQGSPEARALLDKYTTFRLTTDLSVLSEAECRMIPLLIEAAHEMDAIFWQQAYGDKDELLARIDDPALKRFAEINYGPWDRLANNAPFVEGVGPKPAGANFYPADMTKEEFEAAAAEDPTLRSLYTVVVRGEDGGLRAVPYHEAYAAPMQRAAEKLRAAAALAEEPGLKRYLELRAEALLTSEYQPSDLAWMDMKDNTLEVVIGPIETYEDQLFGYKAAAETFILVKDREWSERLARYAELLPMLQEGLPVPPEYKQETPGTDSDLNAYDALYYAGDANAGSKTIAINLPNDEEVQLQKGTRRLQLKNSMRAKFDKILLPIAGVLIAEDQRDHVTFDAFFGNTMFHEVAHGLGIKNTLDGRGTVREALREHASALEEGKADILGLYMVTKLKEAGELDADLMDHYVTFLAGIFRSVRFGAASAHGRANMIRFNFFKEMGAFERDAATGTYRVHFDKMTEAMNALSEKILRFQGDGDYAGVAAFVAKYAQVGPELQADLDRLAGAGIPVDIVFEQGIAALTAE